In Streptomyces sclerotialus, the DNA window CGGCTCGTACGCGTCGACCAGAAGCCCATCGGGCGCACCCCGCGCTCCAACCTGGCCACGTACACCGGCCTGTTCGACGCCGTACGGAGGGTCTTCGCGGCCACCGACGAGGCACGCGCCCGCGGGTACAAGGCGGGCCGCTTCTCCTTCAACGTCGCGTCCGGCCGCTGCGAGACATGCCAGGGCGAGGGCTTCGTCGCCGTCGAACTCCTCTTCCTGCCCGGTACGTACGCGCCCTGCACGGCCTGCCACGGCGCCCGCTACCGCCCCGAGACCCTGGAGATCACCTACCGGGACCGGAACATCGCCGAGGTCCTGGAGATGACCGTGGACGCCGCCGCGGACTTCCTCGCCGAAGTCCCCGCCGCGGTCCGCAGCCTGCGCACACTCCAGGACGTGGGCCTCGGCTACCTCCGCCTCGGCCAGCCCGCCACCGAGCTCTCCGGCGGCGAGGCCCAGCGCATCAAGCTCGCCACGGAGCTGCAGCGCACCCGCCGCGGGCACACCCTCTACCTGCTCGACGAGCCCACCACCGGCCTGCACCCGGCCGACACCGAAGTGCTGCTGCGCCAGCTGCACGGGCTGGTGGACGCCGGGAACACGGTGGTCGTCGTGGAACACGACATGGGCGTGGTCGCCGGCGCCGACCACGTCATCGACCTCGGCCCCGGCGGCGGCGCCGACGGCGGGCACGTCGTGGCGGCCGGTACACCGTCCGAGGTCGCGGCCGCGGAAGGCAGCCGCACGGCCCCATACCTCGCCCGGGCGCTCGGCCGCCCCTGACGGTCGGTTAATGTACCCGGGTCACCCGGGTGGGCCACCCGGGCGGCACGACGACAGCACCGCACGAAGGGGGCACACCCATGGCAGACATCGAGACGGCCAAGGCGACGTTCGCACGATTCGACGCGAACGGCGACGGAATGGTCACGGCCGAGGAGTTCAAGCACGCGATGGCCGAGATGGGTGACCCCTACGTCACC includes these proteins:
- a CDS encoding EF-hand domain-containing protein, with the protein product MADIETAKATFARFDANGDGMVTAEEFKHAMAEMGDPYVTGPVAEAVIKARDTDNDGLMSFEEFWTALQNS